The DNA region TGAATACTGTGCCCATTTTGAATACGGAAAATATTCACCACAAAACTGATGATAATTATCTTTAATTGGTTATCTGGTAAGTTAGACAACTTATGATGAATCGCATCTGACTTAAAGACCTTATGCGCCATTTCATATATCTCTCTTGGTATTAATTGAATGAAAAAAGCGTCCTCTGAATGAGGTAACTGATTTTCTTCAGACATTTGATTAAAATAAAGAAAGAAATCAATTTCTTTAATATTGTAATCCAAGAGATTCACCATTAATTGGCGAATAACTGTTTCCTCGCCTTGAACTGTTAAGTCAGCGTGACTAGACGTTTCAATTTGGATATCATACTCACTAAGACTTGATTTAACACTAGCCATATCAGTATTCAATGTCCGTGTACTCACAGAAAAATCATAGGCCATAGCTTCAACTGTACTTAAACCTTGACCCGATAAAACCATTAAGGCAATCGCATTTTGTCTTTGAGCCTTAGATAAATCACCATAAGGATGCGCATTGAGCTGGTCACTCAATGTGGCTTTATCCTCATCGCTACCAATTAAGTAATAACCTTCATTTCTCGGCTTATCTAACCGCAAGTTGAGTGGTCTAAGCGACTCTTCAATATGGCTAATTTCACGATACACTGTGCGTTTGCTTATATCGAGTTCCTCTTGAATATCTTGCTGAGTCACACCTTTTGGGTATGCCAATAATAAATTCAAAATACTCTTTTCTCGCTCTGTAAAATACACTTCAATCGCTCCTTAGTCAAAATCTACATGTTATTGATATGACTAATTTACCTTATCTAACAACTTGCTGTATTGGTTTTGCTCATAAAGTTTTGTAACTTCTTCAAATTGTGCTTTTGGTGCAACTTCTCTTGCTGGTTTAACAGTGTCCGCATCAACGATAATCAAAGTTTGCGGATTATTTTGTAATTGTGCAAATGGAACTGCTTCAGCTACAAGGTCAGATCCCGCTTTCTTCAATTCATTACGTAAGTTTGAAGCTGCCATAACTGAAGCTGATGGTTTATCTTCATGGAAAGGCACTTGAATTAAAGCCACATTTGCATGTACTTCTTCTTCAACACTAGACGCATCTGCTGTTTCAGCTACTGGGTTTGCTTCTTCTTGAGAGGCTGCTTGCATTTCACCTAAGATTTCATCATAACGGTCACCATCTAGGAAGTTTCCAACTGATACGTGAGACGCCAGAGGCGCTTGTCGTTTAGCACGGTCCGTTAATTCTTCTTGCGTGATAACTAAGACACCCGCTTGATTTTTCAATTTAGAAATGGCTGTGTTGGTAATCGACATGTCGTAACCTAATTTTTTCGCTTTCTTACGTAACAATGAGGCACCCATGGCACTAGATCCCATACCTGCGTCACATGCGAAAATAATGCTGTTAATATCTTCTGGTGCAGGAATTTCACCTTCAACTGACGCTGAGCCAGCATTTGTTTCCTCAGAAGATTGGCCTTTTGAATCTTCCTTAGCTGCTTTTGCTGCTGCTTGGCTTGCTTCAAAGTTATCTTCATCTTGTGCACGGTCCATTTTAATAATTGGCGCCGCTACTAAGAATGAAACGATTGTTGCTACTAATACACCACCGATAACACCGATGTATGCACCTGGTGCTGTCATACCAAGGATGGCAATGATTGACCCTGGTGATGCTGGACCAGTTAAGGCTGCGTTTAATAGTTGGAAAGTTAATGTACCTGATACCCCACCAGCAATAACAGCTAGGAATAATAAAGGTTTCATCATCACATATGGGAAGTAGATTTCATGAATACCACCTAGGAAGTGGATAATAATCGCACCCGGTGCTGATGATCTTGCTGACCCTTTTCCAAATACGGTAAAGGCTAATAGGATACCTAGACCAGGTCCTGGATTCGCTTCTAATAAATAAAGAATTGAACGACCAGTTTCAGCTACTTGTTGTGAACCTAGTGGTGTTAAAATACCATGGTTCAACGCATTGTTAAGGAACAAGATTTTCGCTGGCTCGATAAACACATTGGCTAATGGTAGTAATCGTCTTTGAATAATCCAGTCTACACCTGTTGCAAAGATTGTTGTCATTCCTGAAACGAATGGTCCCACTGCATAAAAACCAACTAACACTAACAAGAATCCAATAATCCCGATTGAAAAGTTATTGACCAACATCTCAAAACCTGATGGGATTTTATCTTGGAATTTTTCATCAAATTTCTTAATCAGCCAACCACCTAAAGGACCTAAAACCATAGCCCCAATAAACATTGGCACTGTTGCTTGACCTGTTACAACTTCTGATGCACCAACAACTGCACCCATTGTAGCGATAGCACCTGTTACTGCTCCGCGTTGACCATATACCATAGAACCACCGGTATAACCGATTAGAATAGGTAGTAAGTAATCACGCATTGGACCAACTAAGTTGGCCAATGCCTCATTTGGAATCCAACCATCTGGAATGAAGAGTGCTGTAATAATCCCCCACGCAATAAATGACCCAATATTGGGCATAACCATACTAGATAAATAAGAACCTAATTTTTGAACCGACGCCTTTAAACCTGAATCTTTGGTTTTCTCCGACATAAGAGTTCCCCTCCTTTGTTTAATACACCTATATCTTATCTCGAATCGGAACCGGTTACAATTCATTAGGCATGTAAGTTTGGCACATTTAATCATGACACTTTTTCCTTGTTCCTGTTTCGATTTTTCTATGATAGACTGACAGTAAAGATTAAATATTGATCAAAAAATCACATTTTAGGAGGATTATTTATGGATATTAAGATTTTTGATACCGCAAAAGAAGCATCTAAAGAGGTTTTCCACGAATTTGAGCAAGCATTAGCCAACGGTGCAACAACTTTTGGTTTAGCAACGGGTTCAACACCAGAGGACTTATATGAATATATTACGGCTTCTGACTTAGACTTCAGCAATGCGACTGCTTTAAACCTAGATGAGTATTTTGGTTTACCTGCTGATCATCCAGAAAGTTACGCGACTTTTATGGACAAGCACCTTTTCAGTAAAAAACCTTTCAAAGAAACCTTCATCCCTAACGGTATAGCAACAGATGTTGAGGCAGAAATTGCTCGCTACAATACACTATTAGATGAACATCCAATTGACTTACAAATTCTAGGTATTGGACAAAATGCGCATATCGGTTTCAACGAGCCAGGTTCTTCTCGCCATACGAAAACGCAATTAGTAGACTTAGCAGAAAGTACTATTCAAGCAAATGCTCGTTTCTTCGATTCTGTAGAAGATGTACCAACCAAAGCTTTCTCCATGGGCTTAGCGTCTATCATGAAATCAAAACACATCTTATTATTAGCCTTTGGAGAATCTAAAGCACAAGCGGTTAAGGATATGGTTGAAGGTCCTGTGACTGAAGAGGTACCTGCAAGTCTGTTACAAGAACATCCTAATGTGACTGTTTACCTAGATAGTGCTGCTGCAAGCCTCTTAAATAAATAGCCACCAAGTTACTTTTAAATAAACAAATAGCCTATGATAGCGACTCCAAGTCTGTCATAGGCTATTTGTTTATAAATACCTTATTACTCCAATTCTTCCTTTAGTTAGTGTATGCAACTTTCACTCATTTTGCCATTTAGTGGTTGATTGACTTAAAGATACTTATACGACACCCTGTGTTTCTTATTTATTATATCTTCCTTTTACAAAACTTTCGTATGCATATCGGAGTTTAATAGAGGGTATCGCACAACGCTTTATAAGATAATGGTAAATATTTGCACATCTAATAGAGCGTTGTTATAGTGAATAATATAACTAATATTGAATATATCAAATAGGAGGAATTTTATATGTCTAACTTAAAAAATCCAAAGGAACTATATCATAAAGACGGATTTCCCAAACAAGACCAAGAGGGCCCGGCTCTGCAAAATAAAATGAACCCTGTACCTGATTGTGGTGAAAATACTTATAAAGGTTCTGGAAAACTAACCGGTCGTAATGCGCTAATTACAGGTGGAGATTCAGGTATTGGTCGAGCGGTAGCTATCGCTTTCGCAAGGGAAGGTGCCAATGTGGCCATCCATTTCTTACCAGGCGAAGAATCGGACGCTGAGGAAGTAAAAGAGTTGATTGAAAAAGAAGGTCGTAAAGCACTCTTATTACCATATGATTTTAAGGAAGAGGGAAATGGCGCTAAAATTGTGTCAGAAACTGTTAAGGCCTTTGGTGCACTAGATATTTTGGTTTTAAATGCAGCGCAACAAATTGCTCATGAAAAGCTTGAAGATCTACCAATGCAGCAAGTGAGAGACACCTTCCAAGTAAATATTATCAGTATGTATGAATCAGTGAAAGAGGCTGAAAAATACTTAGCGCCTGGAAGTACAATTGTTACAACTTCTTCCGTGAATTCATTTAATCCTTCAGTTTCTTTCTTTGATTACGCCGTAACTAACGGGGCAATATCAACTTTCACCGCCCTATTATCTGGATACTTTGCACCAAAAGGCATTCGGGTCAATGGTGTAGCACCTGGTCCAGTATGGACACCATTACAATTAGATGGTGGACAACTAGATGGTGGACTAGAAAGTTTTGGGCAAGATACTCAACTAGAACGTTCTGGTCAGCCTGCTGAACTTGCACCGACTTATGTTTTACTTGCTTCAAATGATTCTTCTTATATCAGTGGTGAAATTATTAAAATCACAGGTGGTAGCACCATCTCTACTGAATAATCAACATGCATAATTAAATGATAATGATAAATAAAATCTGTAATAAGAGATCAAGTTTACCCGTAAGGATAAGCTTGAATCTCTTATTATTTATTTAGTCGACTAAATCACTGCTAGCCTTAATTAGGTTACTAAACTGAAAGTAACCCACAAATCACATGGTAAAATACTCAGCATTATAGTCATGCTTTCCTTAGTATTCAAATTTATAGTCTTTTATTACTCATAATTCACCATACTATGAACTAAATAGCAACGTACAATTCTTATACTCTAACAATTTCGTTGCCTTCTACCCTCAATCTATCACTACATATCCTTTCAACTACTGTGCCTTAATCTTCATTAACTCAGCATGTTGGTTGCTTTAATTTGTAAACACGAGTAGATGAGACATAGACACTGCATCACTTCTCCTAAAAGGCCCTTTGCTGAGGATTTTAAACAAACAAATAATTTTGATATTATATGACGACAATACTTTTAGATTGTATATACTTTTTAATAGAAAATAAAAAAATTGAAACGCATGCATCGCTTTATAATGATATTTAAGGAGGGTTTATATGCTACTTTCAATAAGCCTTAAACTCGTTTTTGGTTTAGTCAGCCTTATGCTAGTCACACGTGTATTAGGTAAAAAAGCTTTGGCGGACGTTACTCCTTTTGATCTTATTTATACTTTGATATTAGGTGGTATTTTAGAGGAATCTATATATGACGATAAATTAAATATAGGACATCTTGTACTCGCCCTATTTCTATGGGCAGCCCTTATTTACATCATAGAAAGAATAGTGCTGAAAAATACAAGGGTGAGCCGTTTATTAAAAGGTGAACCTTCTGTCATTATTAGAGATGGTGTAATAAACTTAAAAGCGCTCTCTAAAAATCATATTGAAATGGAACAATTAAGGACCATGTTAAGGCAACAACAATGTTTTTCCCTTGAAAATGCTAAGCACGTTATTCTAGAAAGCGCTGGTCAAGTCAGTGTATTGAAAAACTCTCAAGAAGATAGCTATATTTCCTTAATGCTTGTCGACCATGGCATTATTCAAGATAGGGTTTTGGAAACGCATGGCTTGACGAGAAAACGGTTACTGGATAATTTGAATAAAGAGGGTTATACCATATTGCATGAGATTATATATGTAGAATGGTCTGCGGAAAAGGCGTTTTATATTCTAACCAATCATGATGTAATGAATAAAGACTATTGTATAGATGGCTAATATTTAAGAATGTAATCAAAAACAGTCTCCATATCATAAATGAATGATAAAAAAGGCCAAGCAATGGCTAATTGCTTGGCCTTTTTCGCATAGGTGGTATTGGTTCAAAAACAATGCTTTCCCACCCTATTTCTCACATAATTAGACAATCAAACGAGTTAAGCTCGAAAATGTAATTCGTGATAAGGTTTATTATTCTACTGTTACTGACTTCGCTAGGTTACGTGGCTTATCTACATCTAAACCGCGGTCTAATGACGCATAGTATGCTAGTAACTGCGTTGGAATGACTGATACAAGTGCAGATAATAACGGTTCTACAGCAGGTATGACAATGTCATCACCTTCACGGTCTAAACCTTCCATAGCGATGATCAATGTATTCGCTCCGCGTGAACGCACTTCTTCAATATTACCACGTGAGTGTGCAGCGGTATTCTCTTGTGTGATTACACCGATTACTGGTGTACCATCTTCGATAAGTGAGATTGTACCATGTTTCAATTCACCTGAAGCAAAACCTTCAGCTTGAATATATGAAATCTCTTTAACTTTCAAGGCAGCTTCACGACTTACTTCGTAGTCGATACCACGGCCGATGTAGAAGGCTGATGCTTTGTCAGTGAATAATTCAGTTGCTAGCGCATGGATTTCATCTTTGTCATCGATCATTACTTGAATAGCATTAGCAATGATTGATAATTCATGTTCCATATCGAATTGCGCTTCAAATCCTAAGTCACGACGCAAAGCTTCAGCTAATACAGCCATTACTGCGATTTGACCAGTATATGCTTTAGTAGATGCTACAGCGATTTCTGGACCTGCGTGTAATAATAATGTGTAGTCAGCTTCACGTGATAAAGTAGAACCTTTCACGTTAGTGATTGTTAATGATTTGTAGCCTAATTTGTTGGTTTGAACCAATACTTGACGACTATCTGCAGTTTCACCAGATTGTGTTAAGTAGATGAAGAATGGTTTTTCACTCAATACCGGCATGTTGTAAGCAAATTCAGATGCTACATGAACTTCAACTGGAATGTTAACCATTTTTTCGATGATATTTTTACCAACTAAACCTGCATGCATTGAAGTACCCGCGCCGATGATGTAGATACGGTCGCTTCCTTTAATCGCATCGATGATTTCTTGGTCAACTGTTAATTCGTTGTTATCGTCAGAGTATTCTTGGATAATACGACGCATTACAGCTGGTTGCTCATCAATTTCTTTAATCATGTAGTAAGGGTATGTCCCTTTATCTAAATCATTGGCATCTAATTGCGCAGTATATGGTGCACGTTCGATAGTTTCGCCAGCTAAGTTTTTAATTGTAACGTCCTCTTCGGTTAAGATAACCATTTCACCATCATGAATTTCAACGTATTGGTCAGTTAAGTCAATTGATGCCATTGCATCAGAAACGATTGTATTGAAGTCAGTACCTTTACCGATTAATAAAGGTGATTTGTTTTTCGCTGCAAATACTACACCTGGTTGTTCTGAATCGATTAATGCAAATGCGTATGAACCTTCAATCACGTTTAAGGCTTTTAAGAATGCAGTTTCTGCATCTAAACCTTCTGTTAAAGCGAAGTGTTCGATTAAGTTAACAGCTACTTCTGTATCTGTATCTGAGTGGAAAGTCACGTCAGATAGGTAGCCTTCTTTCATTTCACGGTAGTTTTCGATAACACCGTTATGTACTAATGTGAAACGACTTGTTGATGATTGATGTGGATGGGCATTGCGAACGCTTGGTTCACCATGTGTTGCCCAACGTGTATGTCCAATACCTGTATGGGCATCTAATGACATGTCCACTTCACTTTGTAGTTTAGCGATACGTCCTTCTTCTCTAAATAAATGACCATTTTGACCATTTCCATCGACAACGTATACACCTGCTGAATCATAACCACGGTACTCTAAACGCTCTAAACCGTTTAATAATACCTCTTGAGCTGATCCATTTCCAATATAACCTACAATACCACACATGTTGCAGTTTCCTCCTAATTTGGCGACATAAAATTAGACCCTATCAATATAGGTGTCTTATCGCATTTTTTATTTGGCTACTACGTACGTGGAGGTAATTTGATAAGGCAAAATGATGGTCTAGATCATTGATTGCCTTACTTTTTTCCCACCTGTGGATTGTACAACCCCTGAATCATCCGCCGAATATTTCGATCAATTCAGTCCTCGTCACTTGCTAAGCAAGCCTGGCGCTATCCCAAAAATTACGTTTGAGATTTTATTAAAAGTAATAGCTCTTTACATTCTATAAATACAAAAAGATATTGTCAATCTTTTTAGATGTTAATGCCTATAATTTAACCTTCTCTTAAGAAGATATATAGGTTATCCGCTAATTAGATTGCAAGCATACAAAAAAGAGCCAGGAAAAACCTGACTCATTTGGTTGTATTTTAAATAAAATTTCTTATAGAAGAAACTTTATCTTAGTACCAACCGTTAGCATTCCAGAATGCTAAAGCAGCATCCCATGAACCGTAACGTTCAGCAACATATTTGTCAGCAGCAACTTCTTGCTCAGCTGGAGATGCACCGTATGCTACTAATGTAGGGTTTAATTGGTAACGACCATAGTATCCACCTGCAGCGTTGTAAGCTGTGTAAGATCCACCTGACTCACGTTGAGCGATGATTTCTTTAGCTGAGTTGCTTGAGTATGAAGTAGTTGAAGCAGTTGTTTCAGCTGCTGGTTCTTCGTATGCAGTTTCTTCTGCTACATAAGTTTCTTCAGCTGGTGCTTCATAAGTAGTTTCAGTTACCACTTCTTCAGCAACATCATAAGTAGTTGCTTCTTCAGTTGCAGAGTCTTCTACAGTTACTTCGTTTACTTCACCAGTTGTTTCATCTTTTGTAAATGAAAGTTTAGTTCCTGGGAAGATTACGTTAGCGTTTTGGATGTCGTTGATTGCAACTAATGCATCTACACTTACGTCAGACGCTTTAGCGATAGCTGCTAAAGTATCACCGTATTGAATAGTGTATGAAGTAGTTGTGTCATCTGTAGCTTCTAAATCAGCTGAAACTTCAGCAACTGTACGAGCAGACCAAGTAGCTGCTTCTACGTTGTTGTTGTTTGTAGCAGCGAATAAACCTGCTAATGCAAATGACGTACCTAAGATAATTTTGTTCAATTTCATGTGTAAATACTCTCCTTATAAGAATACTGCTTTTTTAATTTATTTTTAGTTATCTGCTGTCATCTTGTTGATGACACGCTATTTACCGCATCTCTATCGTGCGACTATATTCTAGATAAAGAACACCTGTCTCATCTACAAGCAATATCTTAGCACGGGCATTTTTTTAAGTCATGTAAATCAGGCATCTGTTAAAGCCTCTTAACCGCCTTGACATTAAATCCGGGGTTTTTGAAAACCTCGTGTAAATTTGTAATAATTCTGTAACACTATAAAGCTAGAGCTATATATATAAAGTGATAAAAGTAATTATTTTCACAAACTATGTCATATTATTTGAAAAATATGCGTTTTTATTATGAAGTAAATAAACAAAGTTATTAAAAAGATCTATATATCAATGTTTCTAATTTGTGTCAAATCGCAATGGTTCTGTAACATGACATATGATACTTGCGAAATATTCTTTTTAAATATCGAATAATACAAATAGTTAGATACGCTATCAGGTATTTACTTGTTTCAAAGCAATAAAAAAAGACCAAGCTCTCGCCTAGTCTTCTCGCTTTATATTACTGGGATAGCTGGATTCGAACCAACGCATGACAGAGTCAAAGTCTGTTGCCTTACCGCTTGGCTATATCCCAATGTAATGGAGGGAGAAGGATTTGAACCTTCGAACCCGAAGGAACGGATTTACAGTCCGCTGCGTTTGGCCACTTCGCTATCCCTCCATATATCAACGTATCCTTGAGAATTAACCTCTCAAAAATATCGTACTTA from Aerococcus urinaeequi includes:
- a CDS encoding DUF421 domain-containing protein, which encodes MLLSISLKLVFGLVSLMLVTRVLGKKALADVTPFDLIYTLILGGILEESIYDDKLNIGHLVLALFLWAALIYIIERIVLKNTRVSRLLKGEPSVIIRDGVINLKALSKNHIEMEQLRTMLRQQQCFSLENAKHVILESAGQVSVLKNSQEDSYISLMLVDHGIIQDRVLETHGLTRKRLLDNLNKEGYTILHEIIYVEWSAEKAFYILTNHDVMNKDYCIDG
- a CDS encoding glucosamine-6-phosphate deaminase, which gives rise to MDIKIFDTAKEASKEVFHEFEQALANGATTFGLATGSTPEDLYEYITASDLDFSNATALNLDEYFGLPADHPESYATFMDKHLFSKKPFKETFIPNGIATDVEAEIARYNTLLDEHPIDLQILGIGQNAHIGFNEPGSSRHTKTQLVDLAESTIQANARFFDSVEDVPTKAFSMGLASIMKSKHILLLAFGESKAQAVKDMVEGPVTEEVPASLLQEHPNVTVYLDSAAASLLNK
- a CDS encoding LysM peptidoglycan-binding domain-containing protein; its protein translation is MKLNKIILGTSFALAGLFAATNNNNVEAATWSARTVAEVSADLEATDDTTTSYTIQYGDTLAAIAKASDVSVDALVAINDIQNANVIFPGTKLSFTKDETTGEVNEVTVEDSATEEATTYDVAEEVVTETTYEAPAEETYVAEETAYEEPAAETTASTTSYSSNSAKEIIAQRESGGSYTAYNAAGGYYGRYQLNPTLVAYGASPAEQEVAADKYVAERYGSWDAALAFWNANGWY
- a CDS encoding SDR family oxidoreductase, with product MSNLKNPKELYHKDGFPKQDQEGPALQNKMNPVPDCGENTYKGSGKLTGRNALITGGDSGIGRAVAIAFAREGANVAIHFLPGEESDAEEVKELIEKEGRKALLLPYDFKEEGNGAKIVSETVKAFGALDILVLNAAQQIAHEKLEDLPMQQVRDTFQVNIISMYESVKEAEKYLAPGSTIVTTSSVNSFNPSVSFFDYAVTNGAISTFTALLSGYFAPKGIRVNGVAPGPVWTPLQLDGGQLDGGLESFGQDTQLERSGQPAELAPTYVLLASNDSSYISGEIIKITGGSTISTE
- a CDS encoding PTS mannitol transporter subunit IICBA; translated protein: MSEKTKDSGLKASVQKLGSYLSSMVMPNIGSFIAWGIITALFIPDGWIPNEALANLVGPMRDYLLPILIGYTGGSMVYGQRGAVTGAIATMGAVVGASEVVTGQATVPMFIGAMVLGPLGGWLIKKFDEKFQDKIPSGFEMLVNNFSIGIIGFLLVLVGFYAVGPFVSGMTTIFATGVDWIIQRRLLPLANVFIEPAKILFLNNALNHGILTPLGSQQVAETGRSILYLLEANPGPGLGILLAFTVFGKGSARSSAPGAIIIHFLGGIHEIYFPYVMMKPLLFLAVIAGGVSGTLTFQLLNAALTGPASPGSIIAILGMTAPGAYIGVIGGVLVATIVSFLVAAPIIKMDRAQDEDNFEASQAAAKAAKEDSKGQSSEETNAGSASVEGEIPAPEDINSIIFACDAGMGSSAMGASLLRKKAKKLGYDMSITNTAISKLKNQAGVLVITQEELTDRAKRQAPLASHVSVGNFLDGDRYDEILGEMQAASQEEANPVAETADASSVEEEVHANVALIQVPFHEDKPSASVMAASNLRNELKKAGSDLVAEAVPFAQLQNNPQTLIIVDADTVKPAREVAPKAQFEEVTKLYEQNQYSKLLDKVN
- the glmS gene encoding glutamine--fructose-6-phosphate transaminase (isomerizing), with amino-acid sequence MCGIVGYIGNGSAQEVLLNGLERLEYRGYDSAGVYVVDGNGQNGHLFREEGRIAKLQSEVDMSLDAHTGIGHTRWATHGEPSVRNAHPHQSSTSRFTLVHNGVIENYREMKEGYLSDVTFHSDTDTEVAVNLIEHFALTEGLDAETAFLKALNVIEGSYAFALIDSEQPGVVFAAKNKSPLLIGKGTDFNTIVSDAMASIDLTDQYVEIHDGEMVILTEEDVTIKNLAGETIERAPYTAQLDANDLDKGTYPYYMIKEIDEQPAVMRRIIQEYSDDNNELTVDQEIIDAIKGSDRIYIIGAGTSMHAGLVGKNIIEKMVNIPVEVHVASEFAYNMPVLSEKPFFIYLTQSGETADSRQVLVQTNKLGYKSLTITNVKGSTLSREADYTLLLHAGPEIAVASTKAYTGQIAVMAVLAEALRRDLGFEAQFDMEHELSIIANAIQVMIDDKDEIHALATELFTDKASAFYIGRGIDYEVSREAALKVKEISYIQAEGFASGELKHGTISLIEDGTPVIGVITQENTAAHSRGNIEEVRSRGANTLIIAMEGLDREGDDIVIPAVEPLLSALVSVIPTQLLAYYASLDRGLDVDKPRNLAKSVTVE